Proteins co-encoded in one Malus sylvestris chromosome 9, drMalSylv7.2, whole genome shotgun sequence genomic window:
- the LOC126582426 gene encoding F-box protein At5g49610-like — protein sequence MSTLMNISINNLPESVLVEILCRLPCANFIFQCKCVCKRWFTLISSRHFVNRFLRLQIDNKMPVVRTLINRNGEEFLNRIQPSSEVIPHMLKRLQSLHGLRKEPVVVATYNDLILCSNTLFDQTEYYICNPYTTQWVALPRPRWGRDTIGPMPVGLICDSPYYKEDGQNDIVGLNDNYRYKVVRILHPNDEFNFDPDGYFYNFKVEIFSSETGKWRELVVSSPQGIIYDTLDYMAFVYNGVLYWSGHRDGCFLVLGLDPFADQEWSFTVFDYPEDENFVVECPSVSGGVVRMSDFHRDTRTLYVWDLKEQDDDSVAEGGSKLCLSKQEVYSLDQEMYPDDAQVVQRLNFDPNDEDIFYLEVDGDIIMCNIRTRKWSKIVENTTLDQPLWFYLFVLPWWPTPIPSLRQPASARE from the coding sequence ATGTCGACATTGATGAACATTAGTATTAATAATCTCCCCGAGTCCGTATTGGTTGAAATTCTTTGTCGACTTCCTTGCGctaatttcatttttcaatgcAAGTGCGTGTGCAAGCGTTGGTTCACTCTCATCTCCAGCCGTCATTTTGTTAACCGCTTTTTGCGTCTGCAAATTGATAACAAAATGCCGGTGGTACGCACTTTGATAAACCGCAATGGGGAGGAATTCCTTAACAGAATTCAGCCCTCTTCGGAAGTGATACCTCATATGTTGAAAAGGCTCCAGAGTTTGCACGGTTTGAGAAAAGAGCCAGTTGTGGTAGCCACTTACAATGACTTGATTTTGTGCTCTAATACCTTGTTTGATCAAACTGAATACTACATCTGCAATCCATACACCACGCAATGGGTTGCTCTTCCTCGCCCCCGTTGGGGACGCGACACCATAGGCCCCATGCCGGTGGGACTCATCTGCGACAGTCCTTACTATAAGGAGGACGGCCAGAATGACATTGTGGGGCTTAATGATAACTATAGGTACAAGGTTGTGAGAATTCTTCATCCTAATGATGAATTTAACTTTGATCCTGATGGATATTTCTACAACTTCAAGGTGGAGATTTTCTCTTCAGAGACAGGCAAATGGAGAGAGTTAGTTGTATCATCCCCACAAGGAATTATATATGACACTCTCGATTATATGGCCTTTGTGTACAATGGAGTTTTGTACTGGTCGGGTCACCGTGATGGCTGTTTTCTGGTTCTTGGTTTGGATCCGTTTGCTGACCAGGAATGGAGTTTCACTGTATTTGATTACCCTGAAGACGAGAATTTTGTAGTGGAGTGCCCAAGCGTATCTGGAGGGGTTGTGCGGATGAGTGACTTTCACAGAGATACCAGAACTCTGTATGTTTGGGATTTGAAAGAACAAGATGATGATTCTGTGGCTGAGGGCGGTAGCAAATTGTGTTTGAGCAAACAGGAGGTTTATTCCTTAGATCAAGAAATGTATCCGGATGATGCACAAGTCGTTCAGAGGCTAAATTTCGACCCAAATGACGAGGACATTTTTTATCTAGAGGTGGATGGAGATATCATCATGTGCAACATTCGTACAAGAAAGTGGTCAAAGATTGTGGAAAACACTACACTCGATCAACCTTTGTGGTTCTACTTGTTCGTCCTCCCGTGGTGGCCAACACCAATTCCTAGCCTACGACAGCCGGCCTCAGCCAGAGAATAG
- the LOC126634273 gene encoding protein OXIDATIVE STRESS 3-like, producing the protein MGAGREEQMLQAPCSITKYDNYTKREDSWVIMNEDDGHDDDRDDMYDTTSWTSISNRSSTSSSDLVDYAASSSTSSSCSSSLHSHGSLFDLSDLMAQLPIKKGLSKYFEGKCQSFTSFSKVKSVEDLVKKELPYNQRKALKASKSYGGGLGSYRPYTLPKAAISKSNKASTTSSFPTRSRSNSLGNNNATIPPIPIRKKF; encoded by the exons ATGGGTGCAGGTAGGGAAGAACAAATGCTTCAAGCTCCATGCTCGATCACAAAATATGACAACTACACAAAAAGGGAAGATAGCTGGGTGATCATGAATGAAGATGATGGTCATGATGATGATCGTGATGATATGTACGACACCACATCCTGGACGTCGATTTCGAATAGATCATCGACATCTTCATCGGACTTAGTAGATTATGCAGCATCATCATCAACATCATCGTCGTGTTCTTCTTCCTTGCATTCGCATGGATCGTTGTTCGACTTGTCAGATCTCATGGCTCAGCTACCCATCAa GAAAGGACTTTCAAAGTACTTTGAAGGCAAGTGCCAATCCTTTACATCTTTCTCAAAGGTCAAGAGCGTTGAAGATCTTGTAAAGAAAGAGTTACCATATAATCAAAGAAAGGCACTAAAAGCAAGCAAGAGCTATGGCGGTGGCTTGGGTTCTTACCGACCGTACACACTTCCGAAGGCCGCCATTTCTAAGAGTAACAAGGCATCAACTACCTCATCTTTTCCGACCAGATCAAGAAGCAACTCTTTAGGTAATAATAATGCTACAATCCCTCCAATTCCAATAAGAAAGAAGTTTTAA
- the LOC126582425 gene encoding uncharacterized protein LOC126582425, producing MEVKSSDKEWRRISSSTPPKRPLTPKPSASDENDQYCQQVGNSNQQSPRKPLTKNYMSPTISAASKSNATASRKNILRERNDASQPDFSNTHVEKSQSPNLQTPKKPLTKNNTSPIISISAASKRMAIASRKNILGERMEASEPDFWNSHVEKSHKAIDNVSHSLSQALPKSPPSFQSHDADEALSNDLASRPYDPVTNYLSPRPQFLRYKPNRRQELFLGLENGVGFRTSTSGSFDYQKATGEEVGAVTSPSSLASPRPDGSLTQEDEEVELSDSGSFDYQKATDEEVDAVTSPGSLALPHPDGSLKQEDEEIELSDSGSFDYQKATDEEVGAVTSPGSLASPCLDGTLKQEDEGIELSDEDIEASDAEVEGCDEESDEEEYEEVEEEKGGKLKGVLKSLLLLLAIVLFASYMSPMNHQTHFEGMDDAYCSTQNSTIEAALLKKLESRGNLSDQKEERHTGFVEVIKGAIEMGTEEVIVQGEEMQIDEDIEDEAKVEDQNLGDVELADEMREVVKPQAEEIEEEKEGGIHGLGEVVVMPQLEDIEDISGDIVEKSELQGVGPSMSDDFDHQNLVSDVSNAFEKGEVAAEQNDGILEKIMDMAAEPVIPETMDNDDISFDEASDLKAEGNWREELINFMKSKTFYAAAIGVSVFSVIVASLVSVFRFKQRNATKRDSRVMASPSAKPLVIEQKKINGNISSPPSKPYYEPLTFPGRGDDSIEHVYSSFRRMSLSSKHSTGAASGEYFHSKALTVELLSELVVGEVSSSLRTCDMKNKMTESEENNYSVSSKKLGSKDQSISIQVQPSESEFSSMDSHSYGSFSTPQMAMKKKKEGGKDGEITTPLRRSSRLRNRTVTSP from the exons ATGGAGGTAAAATCTTCCGATAAGGAATGGAGGAGGATTTCTTCATCGACACCCCCAAAGCGTCCTCTAACCCCAAAGCCCTCTGCAtctg ACGAAAACGATCAATATTGTCAGCAAGTGGGTAACTCCAATCAGCAGAGCCCCAGGAAACCTCTGACAAAGAACTACATGTCACCAACCATATCTGCAGCTTCCAAATCTAATGCCACTGCTTCAAGAAAGAACATCTTAAGGGAAAGAAACGACGCCTCCCAACCCGATTTTTCAAATACCCATGTTGAAAAATCGCAGAGCCCCAATCTTCAAACCCCCAAGAAACCATTGACAAAGAACAACACGTCACCAATCATATCCATATCTGCAGCTTCCAAACGCATGGCCATTGCTTCAAGAAAGAACATCTTAGGGGAAAGAATGGAGGCCTCTGAACCAGATTTTTGGAATAGCCATGTTGAAAAATCCCATAAAGCTATTGATAATGTTAGTCATTCTTTGTCTCAAGCCTTGCCAAAATCCCCTCCAAGTTTTCAATCCCATGATGCTGATGAGGCTCTTTCCAATGATTTGGCTTCAAGGCCATATGACCCAGTAACCAATTACCTCTCTCCGAGGCCTCAGTTCCTCCGCTACAAGCCCAACAGGCGGCAAGAGTTGTTTCTTGGCCTAGAAAATGGTGTTGGGTTCAGGACCAGTACAAGTGGTTCTTTTGATTACCAGAAAGCCACTGGTGAGGAAGTTGGCGCTGTCACAAGTCCTAGTTCTTTGGCTTCACCTCGTCCAGATGGGTCTCTTAcgcaagaagatgaagaagttgAGTTGAGTGATAGTGGTTCTTTTGATTACCAGAAAGCTACTGATGAGGAAGTTGATGCTGTTACAAGTCCTGGTTCTTTGGCTTTGCCTCATCCGGATGGCTCTCTTAagcaagaagatgaagaaatcgaGTTGAGTGATAGTGGTTCTTTTGATTACCAGAAAGCCACTGATGAGGAAGTTGGTGCTGTTACAAGTCCTGGTTCTTTGGCTTCGCCTTGTCTGGATGGGACTCTTAAGCAAGAAGATGAGGGAATTGAGTTGAGTGATGAAGACATTGAAGCAAGTGATGCAGAAGTTGAGGGGTGCGATGAGGAAAGCGATGAGGAGGAATATGAGGAGGTTGAGGAAGAGAAGGGCGGGAAATTGAAAGGGGTATTAAAAAGTTTACTTCTTTTGTTGGCTATAGTTCTCTTTGCCTCATATATGTCTCCAATGAACCATCAAACACACTTTGAAGGCATGGACGATGCGTATTGCAGCACTCAGAACTCTACAATTGAAGCTGCTTTGTTGAAGAAACTTGAAAGTAGAGGTAATCTTTCGGATCAAAAAGAAGAAAGACATACGGGTTTTGTGGAAGTAATTAAAGGAGCTATTGAAATGGGGACCGAGGAGGTTATCGTTCAAGGAGAAGAGATGCAAATTGATGAAGATATTGAGGATGAAGCGAAGGTTGAAGATCAGAACTTGGGAGATGTAGAACTTGCTGATGAGATGAGAGAAGTGGTGAAGCCACAAGctgaagaaattgaagaagaaaaggaaggagGAATTCATGGTTTGGGTGAAGTAGTGGTGATGCCACAACTTGAAGATATTGAAGATATTTCTGGTGACATAGTTgagaaatctgagttgcagggTGTTGGACCATCCATGTCTGATGATTTTGATCATCAGAATTTAGTGTCTGATGTttcaaatgcttttgaaaaaggaGAGGTTGCAGCGGAGCAAAATGATGGAATACTTGAGAAAATAATGGACATGGCAGCAGAACCTGTTATACCAGAGACCATGGATAACGATGATATAAGCTTTGATGAGGCTTCCGATTTAAAAGCAGAAGGGAACTGGAGGGAGGAGCTGATCAATTTCATGAAATCGAAAACATTTTACGCAGCTGCTATTGGGGTTTCTGTATTTTCTGTGATTGTTGCCTCTTTGGTGTCAGTGTTTCGCTTTAAGCAAAGGAACGCTACTAAAAGGGATTCTCGTGTGATGGCAAGTCCTTCTGCTAAACCTCTGGTAATAGAGCAGAAGAAAATCAACGGGAACATTTCTTCTCCGCCCTCAAAGCCGTATTATGAGCCCTTGACATTTCCTGGTAGGGGAGACGACAGCATTGAGCATGTTTACTCATCTTTCAGAAGGATGTCTCTGTCTTCCAAGCACTCAACCGGGGCAGCTTCCGGAGAGTATTTCCATAGCAAGGCACTGACAGTTGAATTGCTCAGCGAGCTTGTGGTCGGAGAGGTCAGCAGCTCTCTAAGGACCTGTGATATGAAAAACAAGATGACAGAAAGTGAAGAAAACAACTATTCTGTTTCTTCAAAAAAGTTGGGGAGCAAAGATCAGTCAATTTCTATTCAAGTGCAGCCGTCGGAGTCAGAGTTTTCGTCCATGGATTCCCATTCCTACGGAAGCTTTAGTACGCCTCAGATGgccatgaagaaaaaaaag GAGGGTGGTAAAGACGGAGAAATTACAACTCCGCTGAGGCGATCAAGCAGACTTCGCAACCGAACGGTCACGTCTCCATGA